The following coding sequences are from one Pseudonocardia sp. EC080619-01 window:
- a CDS encoding GntR family transcriptional regulator, with the protein MNLGPAHTPTKAEVAYTVLREAIRSGRLAPGERVTLNGLAEQLEMSLTPVREALRRLAEHGLVEQVPNRGTVIARHSAERVAEIYRLRLALEPMAAERAAGLVTDTDVREIEAALGAVDEATRANADISTVGARNAEFHRRVYRAARSPMLEEFVARLWNALPFQAVVLENRYETSAREHRELVDALARRDPAAAREILHRHITDAAASAADWLDRD; encoded by the coding sequence GTGAATCTGGGGCCGGCGCACACACCCACGAAGGCGGAGGTCGCCTACACGGTGCTGCGCGAGGCGATCCGGTCCGGCCGGTTGGCGCCCGGCGAGCGGGTGACCCTCAACGGGCTCGCCGAGCAGTTGGAGATGAGCCTGACGCCGGTCCGCGAGGCGCTGCGCCGGCTCGCCGAGCACGGGCTGGTCGAGCAGGTGCCGAACCGCGGCACCGTGATCGCCCGGCACAGCGCGGAACGCGTCGCCGAGATCTACCGGCTGCGCCTCGCGCTCGAACCGATGGCGGCCGAGCGGGCCGCCGGGCTGGTGACCGACACCGACGTCCGCGAGATCGAGGCGGCCCTCGGCGCGGTCGACGAGGCGACCCGGGCGAACGCGGACATCTCGACGGTCGGCGCGCGCAATGCGGAATTCCACCGTCGCGTGTACCGGGCGGCCCGGTCGCCGATGCTGGAGGAATTCGTCGCGCGATTGTGGAACGCATTGCCGTTCCAGGCCGTCGTCCTCGAGAACCGCTACGAGACGTCCGCGCGGGAACACCGCGAGCTCGTCGACGCGCTGGCCCGCCGGGATCCGGCGGCCGCGCGGGAGATCCTGCACCGGCACATCACCGACGCCGCGGCGAGCGCGGCCGACTGGCTGGACCGCGACTGA